A window from uncultured Desulfobacter sp. encodes these proteins:
- a CDS encoding ABC transporter ATP-binding protein, giving the protein MDNLAIQLKEISKIYHLYDAPIDRLKEALHPLRKQYHKDFYALDNISFDVQKGETIGIIGRNGAGKSTLLKILTGVLTPTNGRININGKISALLELGAGFNPELDGIENIYFTGMIMGFSREEMEEKMEDILSFADIGDFVYQPVKSYSSGMFVRLAFSIATAVDPDILIVDEALSVGDMFFQAKSVSRMRELIRNGATLIFVSHDTNAVKSLCSRAILLQNGRIAKDGDSEMVLEEYFSRKVAEEQQNVNRKDGNGDYTAFDDGSKEGPEDSTDKFAKAFTPSSDFLKRASDQRIRNGVVSFKNIMLLDEKENEITRVAYDQEVILRMAIKVDEVIPELCVGYHIRDKNGFDILYSDNMIEGEKISGLKPGERYVLDWRFKMSLKEDQYNISCVLSLPIDISVAKVDFCDFIPFAKQFLVEPRAESRLYGSVHLKNNLGVKAVL; this is encoded by the coding sequence ATGGACAATCTTGCAATACAACTTAAAGAAATATCAAAAATATATCATCTGTACGATGCCCCCATCGACCGTCTCAAAGAGGCTCTCCATCCTCTGCGCAAACAATATCATAAGGATTTCTACGCACTTGATAATATCAGCTTTGATGTTCAGAAAGGAGAGACAATTGGAATCATTGGAAGAAACGGGGCCGGCAAATCTACCCTGCTGAAAATTCTGACCGGCGTGTTGACGCCCACAAACGGACGGATTAATATAAACGGCAAGATTTCAGCGCTTCTGGAACTGGGAGCAGGATTTAATCCAGAGTTGGACGGAATCGAAAACATCTATTTCACCGGCATGATCATGGGGTTTTCCCGGGAAGAGATGGAAGAAAAAATGGAAGATATCCTTTCCTTTGCCGATATCGGAGATTTCGTCTATCAACCGGTGAAAAGCTATTCCAGCGGCATGTTCGTCAGGCTGGCCTTTTCCATAGCAACCGCTGTGGATCCGGATATTCTGATTGTGGATGAAGCCCTGTCAGTTGGGGATATGTTTTTCCAGGCAAAGTCCGTCTCCCGTATGCGGGAACTGATACGCAACGGGGCGACCCTGATTTTTGTCAGCCATGATACCAATGCAGTAAAAAGTTTGTGCAGCAGGGCGATCCTGCTCCAAAACGGCAGGATCGCTAAAGACGGCGATTCCGAGATGGTACTCGAGGAATACTTTTCCCGGAAGGTCGCTGAGGAGCAACAGAATGTCAACCGGAAGGATGGAAATGGCGACTATACGGCCTTCGACGATGGGAGCAAAGAAGGGCCAGAAGATTCGACGGACAAATTCGCCAAGGCATTTACCCCTTCGTCGGATTTTTTAAAAAGGGCCTCAGACCAGAGAATCCGAAACGGGGTTGTAAGTTTTAAGAATATCATGCTTCTGGATGAAAAAGAAAATGAGATTACTCGAGTAGCCTACGACCAGGAGGTGATTCTGAGAATGGCCATAAAGGTAGATGAAGTGATACCCGAGTTGTGTGTGGGGTATCATATCCGGGATAAGAACGGATTCGATATCCTCTATTCCGATAATATGATTGAGGGGGAAAAGATCTCCGGCCTGAAGCCGGGAGAACGGTATGTCCTGGACTGGCGTTTTAAAATGTCATTGAAAGAAGACCAGTACAATATCTCCTGTGTGCTTTCTCTGCCCATTGATATTTCAGTGGCAAAGGTCGATTTCTGTGATTTCATTCCCTTTGCCAAGCAGTTTCTCGTGGAGCCAAGAGCTGAATCCCGGCTTTACGGCAGTGTTCATTTAAAAAATAATTTAGGAGTAAAAGCCGTACTATAA
- a CDS encoding GtrA family protein, with amino-acid sequence MGNKTIGLFGSAKRIKLGIHRHHTASQFFKFAMIGCVGFVVDAGVMLLLDPLSGLNPMQARPISFLFAVTATWYLNRRFTFGCRTKCMRLQEWIRYTSANGIGAVLNLIIFYTLMGLSSLFMDYPVFALAIASVLALMFNFWASKTLAFRIRKN; translated from the coding sequence ATGGGAAACAAAACGATTGGCTTATTTGGCTCTGCCAAGAGAATAAAATTGGGAATCCACAGGCATCATACAGCATCTCAATTTTTTAAATTTGCGATGATCGGTTGTGTCGGATTTGTCGTCGATGCCGGCGTTATGCTTCTATTAGACCCGCTTTCAGGTCTGAACCCGATGCAGGCCCGCCCCATATCCTTCTTGTTTGCCGTTACTGCAACATGGTATCTGAACAGGCGGTTCACATTTGGTTGCAGGACCAAATGTATGCGACTGCAAGAATGGATCCGATATACATCTGCGAATGGAATCGGCGCAGTTCTGAATTTAATCATATTTTATACACTAATGGGATTATCCTCTCTGTTTATGGACTATCCGGTGTTTGCACTGGCCATTGCCTCTGTTTTGGCTCTAATGTTCAACTTTTGGGCTTCAAAGACATTGGCATTTAGAATTCGGAAAAATTGA
- a CDS encoding glycosyltransferase, translating to MSTNDCKRNNSKPNIESLDIAVLIPCYNEEAAIGEVVQNFKKAIPWATIYVYDNNSSDRTAEIAKDNMAVVRSEPEQGKGNVVRRMFADIDADVYLMVDGDGTYDAASAGKLIETLVNEDLDMVVGTRLHSEANLFRAGHYAGNKLLTKTVGLLFGNRITDMLSGYRAMTRRFVKSFPAVSGGFETETELTIHALSMKIPATEIPTPFFERSNGSESKLNTFKDGWRILKMIIYLFKEFRPLLFFSLIFLLLAVCSIFLSVPLFIEFIHTGLVPRFPTAVLSASVMILGFLSLTCGVILDSVQGARWETKRLAYLALPRE from the coding sequence GTGTCCACAAATGATTGTAAAAGGAATAATTCAAAACCGAACATTGAGTCATTGGATATTGCAGTATTGATACCCTGCTATAATGAGGAAGCCGCCATTGGCGAAGTTGTACAAAATTTCAAAAAAGCTATTCCATGGGCCACCATCTACGTATACGACAACAATAGCTCCGATCGAACGGCAGAAATCGCAAAAGACAATATGGCGGTGGTTCGAAGCGAACCCGAACAGGGCAAAGGCAATGTGGTCCGTCGCATGTTTGCCGATATTGACGCTGATGTTTATCTGATGGTGGACGGAGACGGAACATATGACGCTGCAAGTGCCGGAAAGCTTATTGAGACGCTTGTCAATGAAGATTTGGATATGGTCGTAGGAACGCGCCTACATTCTGAAGCCAATCTTTTTCGCGCAGGACATTATGCCGGAAACAAGCTGCTGACCAAAACTGTCGGACTTCTATTCGGCAATCGGATTACTGATATGCTCTCCGGATATCGCGCCATGACCCGCCGTTTTGTAAAATCCTTTCCAGCCGTATCCGGGGGGTTTGAAACGGAAACTGAACTGACGATTCATGCCCTGTCCATGAAAATTCCGGCCACGGAAATTCCAACGCCGTTCTTTGAAAGAAGCAACGGCTCCGAAAGCAAGCTGAACACATTTAAAGACGGCTGGCGCATCTTGAAAATGATCATATATCTGTTTAAAGAATTCCGTCCTTTGCTTTTCTTTTCGCTGATATTCTTATTGCTTGCGGTCTGTTCGATCTTTTTATCTGTTCCGCTTTTTATCGAGTTTATTCATACAGGCCTGGTCCCCAGATTTCCCACAGCAGTACTCTCGGCAAGCGTGATGATCCTGGGGTTTTTAAGTCTCACCTGCGGGGTGATTTTAGACAGTGTTCAGGGCGCAAGATGGGAAACAAAACGATTGGCTTATTTGGCTCTGCCAAGAGAATAA
- a CDS encoding ABC transporter permease, giving the protein MLESLKIFVQFIFAVFQDRWLLIGLTRRDFQSRYLGSYLGLAWAFIHPCVIIAVFWFVFELGFKSKPVGNFPFVLWLITGIIPWFFFSDALASASNSILEYRYLVQKMVFRVSTLPIVKIFSALVIHLFFIGIIFVFFKVYGYEVSWYNLQVVYYLFAMIVLLLGLCWLTSALAVFLKDVTHIIAVFLQFGFWMTPIFWSINMLPPKYHFYLKLNPIYYLVEGFRDAFIHKIWFWERIYYTLYFWGITTVIFVGGAVIFRKLKPHFADVL; this is encoded by the coding sequence TTGTTAGAATCATTAAAAATTTTTGTCCAGTTTATCTTTGCCGTTTTTCAAGATCGATGGTTGCTGATCGGCTTGACCCGGCGGGATTTCCAATCCAGGTATCTTGGTTCTTACCTGGGACTTGCATGGGCTTTTATTCATCCTTGTGTGATTATTGCCGTATTCTGGTTTGTGTTTGAATTGGGATTTAAATCCAAGCCCGTGGGTAACTTTCCATTTGTCCTCTGGCTAATCACCGGAATTATCCCCTGGTTCTTTTTTTCCGATGCCCTGGCCTCGGCAAGCAACTCCATTCTTGAGTACCGGTATCTGGTGCAAAAAATGGTCTTTAGAGTAAGCACCCTGCCCATTGTAAAGATCTTTTCCGCCCTGGTGATTCATCTTTTCTTTATTGGAATTATCTTCGTTTTTTTCAAAGTATATGGTTATGAGGTGAGCTGGTACAACCTTCAGGTAGTTTATTATCTGTTTGCCATGATTGTTCTACTGCTCGGGCTCTGTTGGCTGACTTCAGCACTGGCTGTTTTTTTAAAAGATGTGACGCACATCATTGCCGTATTCCTGCAGTTCGGCTTCTGGATGACACCGATTTTCTGGTCTATCAATATGCTGCCGCCCAAGTATCATTTTTACCTAAAGCTTAATCCCATCTACTATCTGGTGGAGGGGTTCAGAGATGCATTTATCCATAAAATATGGTTCTGGGAACGCATATATTACACCCTCTATTTCTGGGGAATAACCACAGTAATCTTTGTGGGGGGCGCTGTTATCTTTAGAAAACTCAAACCCCATTTTGCGGACGTGCTCTAA
- a CDS encoding methyltransferase domain-containing protein gives MKKLHVGCGEIYLEGWINIDIESKKADLIHDLRKPLPFEDNSVQFIYNEHFIEHLGFEDGVRCVSDFYRVLKKGGVLRLATPDLRYLMFKYFFFWKKQDWITTFGYEWLETRAQMINLEFREWGHQHMYDKEELLRLLGKAGFKNCKRERRNKSRYPEFKHLETRKDSRLVLEAIK, from the coding sequence ATGAAAAAACTACACGTCGGTTGCGGAGAAATTTATCTGGAGGGCTGGATCAATATCGATATCGAGTCCAAGAAAGCCGATTTGATCCATGATCTTCGCAAGCCCCTTCCCTTTGAAGATAACAGCGTCCAATTCATTTACAATGAGCATTTTATCGAACATCTTGGTTTTGAAGACGGGGTCCGGTGCGTCAGCGATTTTTACCGGGTACTGAAAAAAGGGGGAGTATTGCGGCTTGCCACGCCGGATCTCCGGTATCTGATGTTTAAATATTTTTTCTTCTGGAAAAAGCAGGACTGGATTACCACTTTTGGATATGAATGGCTTGAGACCCGGGCCCAAATGATAAACCTGGAATTCAGAGAGTGGGGGCACCAGCACATGTATGACAAAGAAGAGCTATTGCGCCTGCTTGGTAAGGCAGGTTTCAAAAACTGCAAAAGAGAACGGCGGAATAAAAGCCGGTATCCCGAGTTTAAACATCTTGAGACAAGGAAGGATTCCCGCCTTGTCCTTGAAGCCATAAAATAG
- a CDS encoding DegT/DnrJ/EryC1/StrS family aminotransferase has protein sequence MKTHTPFSEPIYVTRPALPDLGRFSNRLRQVWDSRWLTNNGVQHQELEQRLTTQLKAPGISLFNNGTIALVTAIQSLRLSGEVITTPFTFPATAHVLAWNGIQPIFCDIDPLTMNIDAEKIEAMITPKTTGILGVHVFGTPCNVEKIQETANMYGLKVVYDAAHAFMTEIGGKGIGCYGDITMFSFHATKLYHTAEGGALTYNDIHLKKRIDLLKNFGIKNEDEVMMPGINGKMNEIQAALGIVMLDELETERALRKKIFETYRSCLRGMDGVTLLPSSKTDVDSLQYFPIRINKDKFGLDRDTVYEKFKTFNVFTRKYFFPLCSQYACYRQLPSSSPTNLPVANQVVTEILCLPCYGDLDPKDAEKICAILGAMKAGV, from the coding sequence ATGAAAACTCATACGCCTTTTTCAGAACCTATTTATGTGACCCGCCCAGCCCTGCCCGATCTTGGCCGGTTTTCAAACCGGCTTCGCCAGGTGTGGGATTCGCGATGGCTGACCAATAATGGTGTCCAGCACCAGGAACTTGAGCAACGGTTGACAACACAGCTCAAGGCACCGGGGATTTCCCTTTTCAATAACGGAACCATTGCCCTGGTTACGGCAATCCAGAGCCTTCGTCTATCCGGTGAGGTGATCACTACACCTTTTACTTTTCCGGCCACGGCCCATGTGCTGGCCTGGAACGGGATCCAACCCATATTCTGTGACATAGATCCGCTGACCATGAATATTGATGCAGAAAAGATCGAAGCCATGATCACACCCAAGACCACAGGAATTTTGGGCGTCCATGTTTTTGGAACCCCCTGCAATGTGGAAAAAATCCAAGAAACGGCAAACATGTATGGACTGAAAGTGGTTTACGATGCCGCCCATGCCTTTATGACCGAGATTGGGGGAAAAGGTATCGGGTGTTATGGCGACATCACCATGTTCAGCTTTCATGCCACAAAATTGTACCATACGGCCGAGGGCGGTGCTTTAACCTACAATGATATTCACTTGAAAAAGCGGATCGACCTTTTAAAAAACTTTGGCATCAAAAATGAGGATGAGGTCATGATGCCTGGAATCAATGGAAAGATGAACGAAATCCAGGCTGCTTTAGGGATTGTAATGCTGGATGAATTGGAAACCGAGAGAGCGCTGCGAAAAAAAATATTTGAAACATACCGGTCCTGCCTGAGGGGCATGGACGGCGTCACCCTGTTGCCGTCGTCTAAGACGGATGTGGACAGTCTTCAATATTTTCCCATCCGGATAAATAAAGACAAATTCGGCCTGGACCGGGATACGGTCTACGAGAAGTTCAAAACATTTAACGTTTTTACGCGCAAATATTTTTTCCCTTTATGCAGCCAATACGCCTGTTACAGGCAACTGCCTTCCAGTTCGCCCACGAATCTTCCCGTGGCCAATCAGGTGGTAACAGAGATACTCTGTCTTCCCTGTTATGGAGACCTTGATCCCAAAGATGCAGAAAAGATATGCGCCATTTTGGGTGCAATGAAAGCCGGCGTATGA
- a CDS encoding MBOAT family O-acyltransferase, with amino-acid sequence MLWKGQKKQKILLAVGIAFNLSILIYFKYTNFFISTCADLTKYFSGSLAWGSTIDVALPIGISFFTFHAISYLIDVYKKKVAPCSNLVDFSMYFMMFPHLIAGPIVRYSEIESSIKQRVINWDLFFSGIVRFCLGLGKKILLADQLASISGKIFSLSNQGELNTPLAWLGIICYTFQIYYDFSGYTDMGIGLAKMFGFSFPENFQQPYRSSNIGTFWRTWHMTLGRWFKDYLYIPLGGNRRSLARTCLNLLIVFFLCGLWHGASYTFIIWGLWYGVLLCIERVLKEKYGILIQGTTGIIASFFLVMMGWVFFSQPTLGAAFLYFDKLFSFDMTAQYYNLSFFLTCDKIVVLCLSIFFAFFNFDFFYSPAKEYTSLLCLKAASAIIVLIFSCAYMALYGFKPFIYFQF; translated from the coding sequence TTGCTCTGGAAAGGACAAAAAAAACAAAAAATTTTGCTTGCTGTGGGAATAGCATTTAACCTTAGTATTCTTATCTATTTTAAGTATACAAATTTTTTTATATCTACCTGTGCTGATCTTACAAAATATTTCTCAGGCTCTCTCGCATGGGGTTCAACCATAGACGTTGCGTTACCTATAGGAATTTCCTTTTTTACTTTTCATGCAATTTCATATCTAATTGATGTCTACAAAAAAAAGGTTGCGCCTTGTTCTAATCTTGTTGATTTCTCAATGTATTTTATGATGTTTCCCCACCTGATCGCAGGTCCTATCGTTCGTTATAGCGAAATCGAATCATCAATCAAACAACGTGTTATCAATTGGGATTTATTTTTCAGCGGCATAGTACGTTTTTGCCTCGGCCTTGGTAAAAAGATACTGTTAGCTGATCAGTTGGCGTCTATTTCCGGAAAAATTTTCAGTCTCAGCAATCAGGGGGAGCTTAATACACCTCTCGCCTGGCTCGGGATCATCTGCTACACATTTCAGATTTACTATGATTTTTCCGGATACACGGACATGGGGATAGGGCTGGCAAAAATGTTCGGTTTTTCTTTTCCGGAAAACTTCCAACAGCCTTATAGATCTTCCAATATCGGCACTTTTTGGCGAACATGGCACATGACATTGGGGAGATGGTTTAAAGACTATCTGTATATCCCTCTTGGGGGGAACCGCCGTTCTCTTGCCAGGACCTGTTTGAATCTGTTAATAGTCTTTTTTCTATGCGGGTTATGGCATGGCGCCTCATATACGTTTATAATATGGGGTCTGTGGTACGGCGTGTTATTATGTATAGAACGGGTACTCAAAGAAAAATATGGGATACTGATTCAAGGAACAACCGGCATCATCGCTTCATTTTTTCTGGTAATGATGGGATGGGTTTTTTTCAGTCAACCCACCCTTGGGGCTGCATTTCTATATTTTGATAAACTTTTTTCATTTGACATGACCGCCCAATACTATAATTTATCATTCTTTTTAACCTGTGATAAAATTGTTGTTCTGTGCCTCTCCATTTTCTTTGCATTTTTTAATTTTGATTTTTTTTATAGCCCGGCAAAAGAATATACTTCGTTGTTATGTCTGAAAGCAGCAAGCGCAATTATTGTCCTCATTTTTTCATGTGCATACATGGCTCTTTATGGCTTTAAGCCTTTTATTTATTTTCAATTTTAA